A region of Schistosoma mansoni strain Puerto Rico chromosome 1, complete genome DNA encodes the following proteins:
- a CDS encoding putative soluble guanylate cyclase gcy, producing MYGLIVIGIQNYVESVYGENVWLRILEKSNTGLLTFQTHNIYSDTVPERLFLAFSNETGETIENVTYETGLSFAKFISDYGYGNLLRVQGRDFISFLHNLDNLHEYLRLSYPDIQPPSFSVMQITNDCIRLKYSSRRNGYTHYVRGQLMTLAKRLYNLDIKVIFIDKKIINNVYETIYDIYALNGKRWIDLHNYDIQKPLDIWGDTISSNVFFDIFAFSLLITNQMKIKRVSTSFRKLDSSLEGSDFNEKFLLFKPFIKSNIEEIKLHMHNTFELVLMKNQCLGHSKIGKTECKFRGEMRYVEQCIRDIKHLNEHGLYICDLNMFDRSRDVIICGDQISSELLKLFQLQRKKSEELERSMKHLDRIRKLTDRLLYQCIPRAVARKLRDGIPANETIETYDSVSICFTKVFNFCAKCMHTSVDQIVELLNKMYTLFDDLTEISNVYKVETVGDSYMLVSGAPHKTRFHSAHITEMALNILKVTHESLAWPKSNDSKDTTDNEDEKEVLKLYIGCHTGPIVAGIVGHKAPRYCLFGDTVNTASRMMSSGVPDRIHVSQMFAANLSEFPYILEYRGETDVKGKGKMRTYFVNGRNDDFTLSDNLYGNQLNFSKILEKDVEDIELDDSTISHNTSIDPMNEFIEKDHEISSECSTGIDLDELLDHKDKQNEEYNINLNKHNNMMINKLTDSVDTVSCNNNNQAIIPTDHNENELVSHNESLLSATNQNDEIHHHITTTITITITTTNTTTTSASTSTTTTTTTNHDINNNNNSIISNGDIYTNFKLSKAKRNNEKSYEKLGNHNLLNESNLDLIHYQCQIQNINELPCCSLQSSSIYKKDVKFALDNEKIISYKYESTEDDYESNGEFHSLDVNNGNDKVEEKCKTKVFEGISHEIECSSKQQQHSQKRLPVNFKNITSVEQKYSEFI from the exons atgtatgGTCTAATAGTAATCGGTATACAAAATTATGTTGAATCCGTTTATGGTGAAAATGTATGGCttagaatattagaaaaatctAATACAGGTTTATTAACATTTCAAACACATAATATTTATTCAGATACAGTACCGgaacgtttatttttagcatttAGTAATGAAACTGGTGAAACTATTGAAAATGTCACCTATGAAACTGGTTTATCATTTGCTAAATTTATATCTGATTATGGTTATGGTAATTTATTACGTGTACAAGGAAGAGATTTTATTAGTTTTTTACATAATTTAGATaatttacatgaatatttaCGTTTATCATATCCTGATATACAACCACCATCATTTTCTGTTATGCAGATTACAAATGATTGTATACGTTTAAAGTATTCCTCAAGACGTAATGGTTATACACATTATGTTCGGGGACAATTAATGACATTAGCTAAACGTTTATATAATCTTGATATTAAAGTTATATTCATTGATaagaaaattattaataatgtttatGAAACTATATATGATATCTATGCATTAAATGGTAAACGTTGGATTGATCTCCATAATTATGATATACAAAAACCATTAGATATATGGGGTGATACAATATCGAGTAATGTATTTTTTGATATATTTGCTTTTTCATTATTaatcacaaatcaaatgaaaattaaaCGTGTTAGTACATCATTTCGGAAATTAGATTCATCTCTTGAAGGttcagattttaatgaaaagtttttattatttaaaccatttatTAAATCAAATATAGAGGAG ATAAAACTACATATGCATAATACATTTGAATTGGTTCTGATGAAAAATCAATGCCTG GGTCACTCAAAGATTGGTAAGACAGAATGTAAATTTAGAGGTGAAATGCGTTATGTTGAACAATG CATCCGTgatataaaacatttaaatgaaCATGGTTTATACATTTGTGATTTGAATATGTTTGATCGAAGTAGAGATGTAATAATTTGTGGTGAtcaaatatcaagtgaattattgaaattatttcaattg CAACGTAAAAAAAGTGAAGAATTAGAAAGAAGTATGAAACATTTGGATAGAATACGAAAATTAACAGATCGTCTCTTATATCAATGTATTCCAAGAGCAGTGGCTCGTAAATTACGTGATGGTATTCCAGCAAATGAAACTATAGAG ACATACGATTCTGTAAGTATATGTTTTACAAAAGTTTTTAATTTTTGTGCCAAATGTATGCATACAAGTGTTGATCAAATTGTGgaacttttaaataaaatgtatacACTTTTTGATGATCTTACAGAAATTTCTAATGTTTATAAG GTTGAAACTGTTGGTGACAGTTATATGCTTGTCTCTGGAGCACCTCATAAGACACGTTTTCATTCTGCACATATAACAGAGATGGCATTAAATATATTGAAAGTTACTCATGAATCTTTAGCATGGCCAAAATCCAATGATTCTAAGGACACCACTGATAATGAAGATGAAAAGGAGGTTTTAAAGCTTTATATTGGATGTCACACTGGACCTATTGTAGCTGGTATAGTTGGTCACAAAGCACCAAGATATTGTTTATTTGGAGATACAGTGAATACAGCTAGCAGAATGATGTCTAGTGGTGTG CCTGATCGAATACACGTCAGTCAAATGTTTGCTGCTAACCTTTCGGAATTCCCGTACATTTTAGAATACCGTGGTGAAACTGATGTTAAG GGTAAAGGTAAAATGAgaacatattttgtaaatggtCGAAATGATGATTTTACATTATCAGATAATTTATATGgaaatcaattaaattttagtaaaatattaGAAAAAGATGTTGAAGATATTGAATTAGATGATTCTACTATATCTCATAATACTTCAATAGATCctatgaatgaatttattgagaAAGATCATGAAATCTCATCTGAATGTTCAACAGGAATTGATCTAGACGAACTATTAGATCATAAAGATAAACAGAATGAAGaatataatataaatttaaataaacataataacatgatgataaataaattgacAGATTCAGTAGACACAGtcagttgtaataataataatcaagcgATAATTCCAACCGACcacaatgaaaatgaattagTAAGCCATAATGAGTCTTTATTATCAGCAACAAATCAAAATGATGAAATTCATCATCATataactactactattactatcactattactactactaatactactactactagtgctagtactagtactactactactactactacaaaccatgatattaataataataataattctattaTTTCCAACGGTGATATTTATACAAACTTCAAACTATCAAAAGCCAAACGAAATAATGAAAAATCATATGAGAAATTAGGAAATCACAATCTATTAAATGAATCGAATTTAGATCTAATTCATTATCAATGCCAAATACAAAACATAAATGAATTACCATGTTGTTCATTACAATCTTCatcaatatataaaaaagatgtAAAATTTGCTTTAGATAAcgaaaaaattatttcatataaatatgaaAGCACAGAAGATGATTATGAATCCAATGGTGAATTTCATTCTTTAGACGTCaataatggtaatgataaaGTAGAAGAAAAATGTAAAACAAAGGTATTCGAAGGAATTAGTCATGAGATAGAAtgttcaagtaaacaacaacaacactcacaaAAACGGTTAccagtaaattttaaaaatatcactTCAGTAGAACAAAAATATAGtgagtttatttaa